A window of Blastomonas sp. SL216 contains these coding sequences:
- a CDS encoding MerC family mercury resistance protein gives MPTRRHGRPGAAPKTTDLAEGVAITASLLCLAHCLLLPLLLAWSPTVSRTLDLPFDLHLWIVLLAGPVSLSILLKAARQNRLLVMSVGLTGLALLVLALVLPVTEPAEVAISSSGSVLLAIAHLTNWFARHPRGQLHG, from the coding sequence ATGCCTACCCGCCGCCATGGTCGCCCCGGCGCCGCCCCGAAGACCACCGATCTGGCGGAAGGCGTTGCGATCACGGCATCTTTGCTGTGCCTGGCGCATTGCCTGTTGCTGCCGCTGCTGCTCGCCTGGTCTCCGACGGTCAGCCGCACGCTGGACCTGCCGTTCGACCTGCATCTGTGGATCGTTCTGCTCGCCGGACCGGTCAGTCTCTCGATCCTGCTGAAGGCGGCGCGGCAGAACCGCCTGCTGGTCATGTCGGTTGGGCTGACTGGCTTGGCGTTGCTGGTGCTCGCGCTGGTGTTGCCGGTGACAGAGCCGGCGGAGGTCGCCATCAGCAGCTCGGGTAGCGTGCTTCTGGCCATCGCGCACCTCACCAACTGGTTCGCGCGGCACCCCAGGGGACAGTTGCATGGATGA
- a CDS encoding DUF1826 domain-containing protein, protein MAALNLLTPRAQAHQRWDAIRHPQTRIVIDEDAVLLPRGDIEPLLGIAPFGHRAAGRPADLLAALPPLPQSLGAAITDLATRFAALMGCDTVRVRLEGVTGNACRKVHADYTDLRLICTLAGPGTDYTLGDDPDAPLLRIATGAVALFKGHQFGAGHRACMHRSPPIEDSGERRLVLVIDTPARHPMS, encoded by the coding sequence ATGGCAGCGCTGAACCTTCTCACCCCCCGCGCACAAGCCCACCAGCGCTGGGACGCGATCCGCCATCCCCAAACCCGGATCGTGATTGACGAGGATGCGGTGCTGCTGCCGCGGGGCGATATCGAGCCGCTGCTCGGTATCGCCCCCTTCGGCCATCGCGCCGCTGGTCGCCCCGCCGATCTGCTCGCAGCCCTGCCACCGTTGCCGCAGAGCCTGGGGGCGGCCATCACCGACCTTGCGACGCGCTTTGCCGCATTGATGGGGTGCGACACGGTGCGGGTGCGGCTGGAGGGGGTAACCGGCAATGCCTGCCGCAAGGTGCACGCCGACTATACCGATCTGCGGCTGATCTGCACCCTGGCCGGGCCGGGGACCGACTATACTCTAGGCGACGATCCGGACGCACCGCTGCTCCGCATCGCGACGGGCGCGGTCGCCTTGTTCAAGGGGCATCAATTCGGGGCAGGCCACCGCGCCTGCATGCACCGCTCGCCACCGATCGAAGACAGCGGCGAGCGGCGACTGGTGCTGGTGATCGATACCCCTGCCCGCCATCCCATGAGCTGA
- a CDS encoding DUF3299 domain-containing protein translates to MCLAILAPALVLAALSLIALPQTAGQAAMQQGKKAPVEDVWKPAATPKGGVSWAVLEATKEQTRTGKDGYLYSKPLFTPAVKALAGKRIKVAGWMKPLETGGRQKHFVLLAYPPGCPFHFHAVPNQFIEVYADIPFATNETKMIVVSGVLELTGQDESGIFYRMKASSPA, encoded by the coding sequence ATGTGCCTTGCCATTCTTGCTCCAGCCCTTGTCCTGGCCGCCCTGAGCCTGATCGCCTTGCCGCAGACCGCCGGACAGGCCGCGATGCAGCAGGGCAAGAAGGCCCCGGTCGAAGATGTGTGGAAACCCGCCGCGACGCCCAAGGGCGGTGTATCCTGGGCGGTGCTGGAAGCGACCAAGGAACAGACGCGCACGGGCAAGGACGGCTATCTCTATTCCAAGCCGCTGTTCACTCCGGCGGTCAAGGCGCTGGCCGGCAAACGCATCAAGGTGGCGGGATGGATGAAGCCGCTGGAAACCGGGGGGCGGCAGAAGCATTTCGTGCTGCTCGCCTATCCGCCCGGCTGCCCGTTCCACTTCCACGCGGTGCCCAACCAGTTCATCGAGGTCTATGCCGACATCCCCTTTGCCACCAACGAGACCAAGATGATCGTGGTGAGCGGCGTGCTGGAACTGACCGGCCAGGACGAAAGCGGCATCTTCTACCGCATGAAAGCCTCAAGCCCGGCATGA
- a CDS encoding disulfide bond formation protein B, whose translation MNSRAPRIAAWLAFLLPASLLGGALISQYVFGLYPCEMCYWQRWPHWAALALGGIAVLSVRRVQGLGVAMAALAAAAIAVSGLIGGFHAGVEYGWWEGLTRCATATPVSGTTEDVLNSIMAAPLVRCDTAPWSLFGISLAGFNFLLSLAGASAIYLLLRRRNTGTIAA comes from the coding sequence ATGAACTCGCGCGCGCCGCGTATCGCCGCATGGCTGGCATTTCTTCTGCCTGCATCGCTTCTGGGCGGAGCCTTGATCAGCCAATATGTCTTCGGGCTCTACCCGTGCGAGATGTGCTATTGGCAGCGCTGGCCGCACTGGGCAGCGCTGGCGCTGGGCGGCATCGCGGTGCTGTCCGTGCGCCGCGTGCAGGGCCTGGGCGTCGCGATGGCGGCGCTGGCAGCCGCGGCGATTGCGGTCAGCGGACTGATCGGCGGCTTCCATGCCGGGGTGGAATATGGCTGGTGGGAAGGCCTGACCCGCTGCGCCACCGCGACCCCGGTGAGCGGCACCACCGAGGACGTGCTCAACTCGATCATGGCCGCGCCTCTCGTGCGCTGCGATACGGCGCCTTGGTCGCTGTTCGGCATCTCGCTGGCGGGCTTCAATTTCCTCTTGTCGCTGGCCGGGGCGAGCGCCATCTATCTGCTGCTGCGCCGCAGAAATACCGGGACGATTGCTGCATGA
- a CDS encoding GTP-binding protein, whose translation MPMPDPASTAKLPVTVLSGFLGAGKTTLLNHILANVEGLRVAVIVNDMSEVNIDAALVRGGEAALSRASEELVEMTNGCICCTLRDDLLKEVRALAQAGRFDYLVIESTGISEPLPVAATFSFRDEAGECLGDVATLDTMVTVVDAVNLLNDYSSAEFLADRGESLGEDDTRSLVGLLVEQIEFADVIIVNKASDVSADHLATVTKLCASLNADARIITADRSQVDLRQILGTGLFDDERAAEHPLWAKELYGYASHRPESEEYGIESFVYRARRPFAPQAFYDFLTGDGLEGVVRAKGFFWLATRPAWVGELAVAGSQTMTARLGRWWASVPKNQWPHDNQFEDFVAHNWDSEWGDRRQELVFIGIDMDEARLRAGLDRCLVDADGYTPESWQALPDPFPAWGEVARILESA comes from the coding sequence ATGCCGATGCCCGACCCCGCCTCCACCGCCAAGCTGCCCGTAACGGTGCTGTCCGGCTTTCTGGGCGCGGGCAAGACCACCTTGCTCAACCATATTCTGGCCAATGTCGAAGGTCTGCGCGTCGCGGTGATCGTCAACGACATGTCCGAGGTGAATATCGACGCCGCCCTGGTGCGCGGCGGCGAGGCTGCGCTCAGCCGGGCGAGCGAGGAGCTGGTCGAGATGACCAATGGCTGCATCTGCTGCACGCTGCGCGATGATCTGCTGAAGGAAGTGCGCGCGCTCGCACAGGCGGGCCGTTTCGATTATCTGGTGATCGAAAGTACCGGCATTTCGGAACCCCTTCCGGTCGCAGCGACGTTCAGCTTTCGCGACGAGGCAGGCGAATGCCTGGGCGATGTCGCAACGCTCGACACGATGGTCACCGTGGTCGATGCGGTGAATCTGCTCAACGATTATTCCAGCGCGGAATTTCTGGCTGATCGCGGCGAATCGCTGGGCGAAGATGACACCCGCAGTCTGGTCGGCCTGCTGGTCGAGCAGATCGAATTTGCCGATGTCATCATCGTCAACAAGGCATCGGATGTCAGCGCTGACCATCTCGCCACGGTCACCAAATTGTGCGCTTCGCTCAACGCCGATGCACGCATCATCACGGCAGACCGGTCGCAGGTCGATCTCAGGCAGATCCTGGGCACCGGCCTGTTCGATGACGAGCGCGCCGCCGAACATCCGCTCTGGGCCAAGGAGCTTTACGGCTATGCCAGCCATCGGCCGGAAAGCGAGGAATATGGCATCGAAAGCTTCGTCTACCGCGCGCGGCGTCCGTTCGCGCCGCAGGCCTTTTATGATTTCCTGACCGGCGACGGGCTGGAAGGCGTCGTGCGCGCCAAGGGGTTTTTCTGGCTGGCGACGCGCCCGGCCTGGGTTGGCGAGCTGGCGGTGGCGGGATCGCAGACGATGACCGCACGGCTGGGGCGATGGTGGGCCTCTGTCCCCAAGAACCAGTGGCCGCACGACAATCAGTTCGAGGATTTCGTCGCGCACAACTGGGACAGCGAATGGGGCGACCGGCGGCAGGAGCTGGTGTTCATCGGCATCGACATGGACGAGGCGCGGCTGCGCGCCGGGCTGGATCGATGCCTGGTCGATGCGGACGGCTATACCCCCGAAAGCTGGCAGGCGCTTCCCGATCCCTTCCCCGCATGGGGCGAAGTTGCCCGCATTCTGGAGAGTGCCTGA
- a CDS encoding ATP-binding cassette domain-containing protein → MSLAIHNLAFRYGGRDILNDFSFEMAAGEQSLLIGASGSGKSTLVNLICGLLTPDKGTIAIGGESMTGIGARHRDDLRRRRIGLVFQTLKLVSALDLTANLRLAQRLSGHGTESERVAMLIERLGLTHRAHARPRELSQGEAQRAAIARALIGRPDLIIADEPTSALDHGNMEKVAALLRECAHEAGASLLIVTHDDRLRDHIASVRQLGPALAGAAA, encoded by the coding sequence ATGAGCCTTGCGATCCACAACCTCGCCTTCCGTTATGGCGGGCGCGACATTCTGAACGACTTCAGCTTTGAAATGGCTGCAGGCGAACAGAGCCTGCTGATCGGCGCTTCGGGCAGCGGCAAATCGACATTGGTCAACCTGATTTGCGGCCTGCTGACACCCGACAAGGGAACGATCGCGATCGGTGGCGAGAGCATGACCGGCATCGGTGCGCGCCATCGCGACGATCTGCGCCGCCGCCGCATCGGCCTGGTCTTCCAGACGCTCAAGCTGGTTTCCGCGCTCGACCTCACGGCCAATCTCAGGCTGGCGCAGCGCCTCAGCGGCCATGGCACCGAAAGCGAGCGGGTAGCGATGCTGATCGAGCGGCTGGGCCTTACCCACCGCGCGCATGCCCGGCCCCGCGAACTGAGCCAGGGCGAAGCGCAGCGCGCCGCCATCGCCCGGGCGCTGATCGGCAGGCCGGACCTCATCATCGCCGACGAGCCGACATCCGCGCTCGACCATGGCAATATGGAAAAAGTCGCCGCGCTGCTGCGCGAATGCGCGCACGAGGCGGGGGCCAGCCTGCTGATCGTCACGCATGACGACAGGTTGCGCGATCATATCGCCTCCGTCCGGCAGCTCGGCCCGGCGCTTGCGGGAGCGGCCGCATGA
- a CDS encoding ABC transporter permease, translating to MIRLALAYMRDRPLTVALNALLLAIAVATLVLLLQFAEQAGERFERDARGIDLVVGAKGSPLQLVLSSVYHIDVPTGNIPLSELDRLRSDPGVARVVPLALGDNFQGFRIVGSDDQLLALYGARMAKGRAFAQPAEAVLGAEVARRTGAKLGQKFIGSHGLETGEEDGQGHDHAPFETVGILAPSGTVLDRLILTSVESVWDVHGIEHDGHDEDSHDHDDGHDHDEGGVHHEEHADEAAMPGMEPEVTALLVRYRNASAAMRLPSQINRQTALQAAAPAAEAARLLGLFGSIIEGARLFGWLLAMSAGLSLFVALWSATRAREGDLALLRVMGARPATVFGTILIEGLLIAAIGALGGIAIAHGLIALASASFPTLDELGLSALRILPGEGLILLAALAIGLVAALIPAIRIFRVDLATTLARYS from the coding sequence ATGATCCGGCTGGCGCTGGCCTATATGCGCGATCGTCCGCTGACCGTCGCGCTCAACGCGCTGCTGCTCGCGATCGCGGTGGCCACATTGGTGCTGCTGCTGCAATTTGCCGAGCAGGCAGGCGAGCGGTTCGAGCGCGACGCGCGCGGGATCGATCTGGTCGTGGGGGCCAAGGGCTCGCCGCTGCAACTGGTGCTGTCGAGCGTCTATCATATCGATGTGCCGACCGGGAACATCCCGCTCAGCGAACTTGATCGATTGCGCAGTGATCCGGGCGTTGCGCGGGTGGTGCCGCTGGCGCTGGGCGACAATTTCCAGGGCTTCCGCATTGTCGGCAGCGATGACCAGCTGCTGGCGCTTTACGGCGCGCGGATGGCCAAGGGCCGCGCCTTTGCACAGCCCGCCGAGGCGGTGCTGGGCGCTGAAGTCGCGCGGCGCACCGGCGCGAAGCTGGGCCAGAAATTCATCGGCAGCCATGGGCTGGAAACCGGCGAGGAGGACGGGCAGGGGCATGATCATGCGCCGTTCGAGACGGTCGGCATCCTCGCCCCGAGTGGAACGGTGCTCGACCGCCTGATCCTGACCTCGGTCGAATCGGTCTGGGATGTGCACGGCATCGAGCATGACGGGCATGATGAGGACAGCCATGACCATGACGACGGGCATGACCATGACGAAGGCGGCGTGCATCACGAAGAGCATGCCGATGAAGCCGCGATGCCCGGCATGGAGCCCGAGGTCACCGCCTTGCTGGTGCGCTATCGCAATGCCTCGGCCGCGATGCGGCTGCCTTCGCAGATCAACCGCCAGACCGCCCTGCAGGCCGCAGCCCCCGCAGCCGAAGCCGCGCGGCTGCTGGGGCTGTTCGGATCGATCATCGAGGGCGCGCGGCTGTTCGGATGGCTGCTCGCCATGTCGGCGGGGCTCAGCCTGTTCGTGGCCCTTTGGAGCGCGACCCGTGCGCGCGAGGGCGACCTGGCGCTGCTGCGCGTTATGGGGGCGCGGCCCGCCACCGTGTTCGGCACCATCCTGATCGAAGGCCTGCTGATCGCGGCGATCGGCGCGCTGGGGGGCATTGCCATCGCGCATGGCCTGATCGCGCTGGCCAGCGCCAGCTTCCCGACGCTCGACGAACTCGGCCTGTCCGCGCTGCGCATCCTGCCGGGCGAGGGCCTGATCCTGCTCGCCGCGCTGGCCATCGGGCTGGTCGCTGCACTGATCCCCGCGATCCGGATCTTCCGGGTCGATCTTGCCACCACGCTTGCCCGCTACAGCTGA
- a CDS encoding demethoxyubiquinone hydroxylase family protein, whose translation MNHENEPLQPVRQELDLSEMIRVNQAGEYGATRIYAGQRAVMGDHVPEARAIAGMAEQEEVHRAFFDKLMAERGVRPTALQPFWNVAGFGLGAVTALIGPKAAMACTVAVETEIDRHYAEQLEELGDSDPELSAAIAKFRDEELEHKDRALAEGAEQAFGYPVMSAVIRMGCRAAIALSKRI comes from the coding sequence ATGAACCACGAGAATGAACCGCTCCAGCCCGTCCGGCAGGAGCTTGACCTGTCCGAGATGATCCGGGTCAACCAGGCGGGGGAATATGGTGCCACCCGCATCTATGCCGGGCAGCGCGCCGTGATGGGCGATCATGTGCCCGAAGCCCGCGCAATTGCCGGCATGGCGGAGCAGGAAGAGGTGCACCGTGCCTTTTTCGACAAGCTGATGGCCGAACGCGGCGTCCGCCCGACTGCGCTGCAACCCTTCTGGAATGTCGCCGGCTTCGGCCTTGGCGCTGTGACCGCGCTGATCGGACCCAAGGCCGCCATGGCCTGCACGGTCGCGGTGGAAACCGAGATCGACCGCCATTATGCCGAGCAACTCGAAGAACTGGGCGACAGCGACCCGGAACTGAGCGCTGCCATCGCCAAGTTCCGCGACGAAGAGCTTGAGCACAAGGATCGCGCGCTCGCTGAAGGCGCCGAACAGGCCTTTGGCTATCCGGTGATGAGCGCCGTGATCCGCATGGGGTGCCGCGCGGCCATCGCCCTGTCGAAGCGCATCTGA
- a CDS encoding PH domain-containing protein: protein MSISVADGLIPAEMPSDSLSHGLRPLDRAYVHVIRIMTALVLLPVLIAAVVVEFALVAKGVIEHGPVIAPALALAAFILVFLPQRRWRRWGFSDSDEQLRVARGWMFRTDTIVPFKRIQHIDMGQGPIERLFDLASLTVHTAGTHNSIVTLPGLRRSQAEAMRDAMRLHIRREAE from the coding sequence ATGTCGATTTCGGTGGCGGATGGTTTGATCCCGGCAGAGATGCCGTCGGACAGTCTGAGCCACGGGCTCCGACCGCTGGACCGTGCCTATGTTCACGTCATCCGCATCATGACCGCGCTGGTGCTGCTGCCGGTGCTGATCGCGGCCGTGGTGGTCGAATTCGCGCTGGTGGCCAAGGGCGTGATCGAACATGGCCCTGTCATCGCGCCGGCATTGGCCCTTGCGGCCTTCATTCTGGTGTTCCTGCCGCAGCGGCGATGGCGGCGCTGGGGCTTTAGCGACAGCGACGAACAGCTCCGTGTCGCGCGCGGCTGGATGTTCCGCACCGATACCATCGTCCCGTTCAAGCGCATCCAGCATATCGATATGGGCCAGGGCCCGATCGAGCGGCTGTTCGATCTGGCGAGCCTGACCGTGCACACCGCCGGCACGCACAACAGCATCGTCACCCTGCCGGGCCTCCGCCGCAGCCAGGCAGAGGCGATGCGCGATGCGATGCGGCTGCACATTCGCCGCGAGGCCGAATGA
- a CDS encoding S41 family peptidase, whose protein sequence is MMKSRLARASAIALAVALVPITTSAISQVESDTQAEIAKFVDIFERVKTDYVEPVDDDKLVRGAIDGMLAALDPHSSYLDARDFANLRTQTEGMYGGLGLSVTMQDGAVKVIAPTRETPADKAGIKAGDYITHLDGKLIYGGTLDDAVDQMRGEPGTSIKLTIVREGRDKPFDVTVTRAIIDLKPVTWEVKDDIGIITIASFTSSVGDDVNEAIQGIEAKLGRKPTGYVLDLRSNPGGLLDEAVAVSDVFLQKGEIVSQRGRHKGDIERYYARPGDATAGLPLIVLVDSGSASASEIVAGALQDHRRALVMGERSFGKGSVQTLLPLSRTSALKLTTARYFTPSGKSVQEGGIEPDIAVPQISDPDYKTRMKLRESDLRGHLINEIGLDDKDLEVDKLDDPRFTMTADQLKEKGIEDFQLYYALATLQRTTLASPRLAATRRVAARSAAVGRPVTRRN, encoded by the coding sequence CGAAATTCGTGGACATTTTCGAGCGGGTGAAGACGGATTATGTCGAGCCGGTCGATGACGACAAGCTGGTCCGCGGCGCGATCGACGGCATGCTCGCCGCGCTCGATCCGCACTCGAGCTATCTCGACGCGCGCGACTTTGCCAATCTGCGCACCCAGACCGAGGGCATGTATGGCGGCCTGGGCCTGTCGGTGACGATGCAGGACGGCGCGGTCAAGGTGATCGCCCCCACCCGCGAGACCCCCGCCGACAAGGCCGGGATCAAGGCGGGCGACTATATCACGCATCTTGACGGCAAGCTGATCTATGGCGGAACGCTCGACGATGCGGTCGACCAGATGCGCGGCGAGCCCGGCACCTCGATCAAGCTCACCATCGTGCGCGAAGGCCGCGACAAGCCGTTCGACGTCACCGTCACCCGCGCGATCATCGATCTGAAGCCCGTCACCTGGGAGGTGAAGGACGATATCGGCATCATCACCATCGCCAGCTTCACCTCCAGCGTCGGCGACGATGTCAACGAGGCGATCCAGGGCATCGAGGCGAAGCTGGGCCGCAAGCCGACCGGCTATGTGCTCGATCTGCGCTCCAACCCCGGCGGCCTGCTCGACGAGGCTGTCGCGGTGTCGGACGTGTTCCTGCAAAAGGGCGAGATCGTTTCGCAGCGCGGTCGCCACAAGGGCGATATCGAGCGCTATTATGCGCGGCCCGGCGACGCCACGGCGGGCCTGCCGCTGATCGTGCTGGTCGATTCAGGTTCCGCATCCGCATCGGAAATCGTCGCGGGCGCGCTGCAGGATCATCGCCGCGCGCTGGTGATGGGCGAACGCAGCTTCGGCAAGGGATCGGTGCAGACGCTGCTGCCGCTGTCACGCACCTCGGCGTTGAAGCTGACCACCGCACGCTATTTCACCCCCTCGGGCAAGTCGGTGCAGGAAGGCGGGATCGAGCCCGATATCGCCGTGCCGCAGATTTCCGACCCCGATTACAAGACGCGGATGAAGCTGCGCGAATCCGATCTGCGCGGGCACCTGATCAACGAGATCGGGCTGGACGACAAGGATCTGGAGGTCGACAAGCTTGACGATCCGCGCTTCACCATGACGGCCGATCAGCTCAAGGAAAAGGGCATCGAGGACTTCCAGCTCTATTATGCGCTGGCGACGCTGCAACGGACCACGCTGGCCAGTCCGCGACTGGCCGCAACCCGCCGCGTCGCTGCGCGTTCTGCTGCTGTGGGCCGTCCGGTGACGCGCCGCAACTAA
- a CDS encoding PH domain-containing protein, whose protein sequence is MTETLSADTPPAATAAETGADRRLHPLTLLLNLSRQVPQAMLGLIALRFSGPDELRPWVGLLALAAVLAMFGFEYYRWWRFSYRLDAEELRIASGVFSRNVRSIPYERIQDVNLEQGPFARILGMAKVRLETGSSGSGDEGALDSVDLAEAERLRDVIRLRKAAQQAGTTAMPGDEAAVGASSDAPVLFAMDSQRILIAGIFNFSLVFFAVVGAVVNNLDFLMPDDFWDPRRLLDFLGLDDLFATLDLAARIASVVAALFGLVIVGLIGGIIRTALREYGFRLERTETGFRRRRGLVTLTDVVMPLHRIQAAVIATGPIRRRFGWYELKVQSLASDSEKESDHSIAPLASAEELRHVLAQTRIAWETDHSAMRAVDPAMWWVPLVFALPVPIIGIGASAAIASPWIALAYVLLPLVPLISWLHWRAHRYALLGDQLYVRSGFWNQTLTLLPLRRVQSVDIKQSTVSRFIGLAEIAIGVAGRPSAVTIQAIPLEEAIALRAQLLQLS, encoded by the coding sequence ATGACCGAGACGTTGAGCGCGGATACGCCGCCCGCCGCAACAGCTGCGGAAACCGGCGCGGACCGGCGGCTGCATCCGCTGACCCTGTTGCTCAACCTGTCGCGCCAAGTGCCGCAGGCGATGCTGGGGCTGATCGCGCTGCGCTTCAGCGGGCCGGACGAGCTGCGCCCCTGGGTCGGCCTGCTGGCGCTCGCTGCGGTGCTCGCGATGTTCGGTTTCGAATATTATCGCTGGTGGCGCTTTTCCTATCGGCTGGATGCCGAGGAACTGCGCATTGCCAGTGGCGTCTTCAGCCGCAACGTCCGCTCCATCCCCTATGAACGCATCCAGGACGTCAATCTGGAACAGGGCCCGTTCGCGCGCATTCTGGGCATGGCCAAGGTGCGGCTGGAGACCGGCAGCAGCGGCAGCGGCGATGAAGGCGCACTCGATTCAGTCGATCTGGCCGAAGCCGAGCGGTTGCGCGATGTCATCCGCCTGCGCAAGGCGGCGCAACAGGCAGGCACCACCGCCATGCCCGGCGACGAGGCCGCCGTTGGGGCGAGCAGCGACGCCCCGGTGCTGTTCGCGATGGACAGCCAGCGCATCCTGATTGCCGGGATCTTCAATTTCTCGCTGGTCTTCTTCGCCGTTGTCGGCGCGGTGGTGAACAATCTCGACTTCCTGATGCCCGACGATTTCTGGGATCCGCGCCGGCTGCTCGACTTTCTGGGGCTGGACGATCTGTTCGCTACGCTCGACCTGGCTGCACGCATCGCCTCGGTCGTTGCGGCCCTGTTCGGCCTGGTCATTGTCGGGCTGATCGGCGGGATCATCCGCACGGCGTTGCGCGAATATGGCTTCCGGCTGGAGCGGACCGAGACCGGCTTTCGCCGCCGCCGCGGCCTTGTCACGCTGACCGATGTCGTCATGCCACTCCACCGCATCCAGGCGGCAGTGATCGCGACCGGACCGATCCGCCGCCGCTTCGGCTGGTATGAACTGAAGGTGCAGAGCCTGGCGAGCGACAGCGAGAAGGAAAGCGACCACAGCATCGCTCCGCTCGCCAGCGCAGAGGAACTTCGCCACGTCCTCGCACAAACCCGGATCGCCTGGGAAACCGACCATTCCGCCATGCGTGCGGTCGATCCTGCGATGTGGTGGGTGCCACTGGTCTTCGCCCTGCCCGTACCAATCATCGGCATCGGCGCATCGGCCGCGATCGCCAGTCCGTGGATCGCGCTGGCCTATGTTCTGCTGCCGCTGGTGCCGCTGATCAGCTGGCTCCACTGGCGCGCGCACCGCTATGCGCTGCTGGGCGATCAGCTTTATGTCCGCAGCGGCTTCTGGAACCAGACGCTCACGCTGTTGCCGCTGCGCCGCGTGCAGAGCGTCGACATCAAGCAGAGCACAGTCAGCCGCTTTATCGGCCTGGCTGAAATCGCCATCGGTGTCGCCGGTCGCCCCTCTGCCGTCACGATCCAGGCGATCCCGCTGGAAGAGGCCATCGCACTCAGGGCGCAGCTGCTCCAATTGTCCTGA